In Clostridium sp. DL-VIII, the following proteins share a genomic window:
- a CDS encoding flagellar FlbD family protein: MIDVTGMNHEHFVLNADHIEKLESVPETIITLTNGKKYIVLESIQEVKNAVIEYKNKIFTLKL, from the coding sequence ATGATAGACGTAACCGGAATGAATCATGAACATTTTGTATTGAATGCTGATCATATTGAAAAACTTGAGTCAGTACCAGAAACAATAATTACATTAACTAATGGGAAGAAGTATATAGTATTGGAAAGTATACAAGAAGTCAAAAATGCTGTTATAGAATATAAAAATAAGATTTTTACATTAAAATTATAA
- a CDS encoding flagellar basal body-associated FliL family protein, producing MAFGRKKEKGEDSEKSNKGIMVILFILGLLVIGGAAFGGVYLFMKTSKTVDAQEVVVENTYMDLSEFTVNLADEGGKRYFKGELSIGYDKSKTKLGEELTADQVVVRDDIIFYFKSKKADYINNAANKDEIKKQLMEAINKDLTKGKITDVRFKSMIVQ from the coding sequence ATGGCTTTTGGAAGAAAAAAAGAAAAAGGCGAAGATTCAGAGAAAAGTAATAAGGGGATTATGGTGATTCTATTCATTTTAGGATTATTAGTAATAGGAGGAGCAGCCTTTGGTGGTGTGTATCTGTTTATGAAAACAAGCAAAACTGTAGATGCGCAAGAAGTTGTAGTAGAAAACACATATATGGATTTAAGTGAATTTACAGTAAACTTAGCGGATGAAGGTGGAAAGAGATATTTTAAAGGTGAATTATCCATAGGATATGATAAGAGTAAGACTAAATTAGGTGAAGAATTAACAGCAGATCAAGTAGTCGTAAGGGATGATATTATATTTTATTTTAAAAGTAAAAAGGCTGATTATATAAATAATGCAGCCAATAAGGATGAAATAAAGAAACAGCTTATGGAAGCAATTAATAAGGATTTAACAAAGGGCAAAATTACTGATGTAAGATTTAAGAGCATGATAGTTCAGTAG
- a CDS encoding flagellar biosynthetic protein FliO translates to MNFEFIKIIGQLILALGITFGLMFLCIRVMGTKINTMNNNKYIKVIERVQVTKENAIIIVQIGKKGYVMTSTAGHMEKLSELSEEEISDIIKDKKRAAEEMTKYYRELVSKSKKNFSGIIKNIRSKEEKHEE, encoded by the coding sequence ATGAATTTTGAATTTATAAAGATTATTGGACAGCTTATTTTAGCCTTAGGAATTACTTTCGGATTGATGTTTCTTTGTATCAGGGTAATGGGAACAAAAATTAACACCATGAACAATAATAAATATATTAAGGTAATTGAGAGAGTTCAAGTAACAAAAGAAAATGCAATTATAATAGTGCAGATAGGGAAAAAGGGATATGTAATGACTAGTACTGCAGGACATATGGAAAAGTTATCAGAACTATCAGAGGAAGAGATTAGTGATATTATAAAAGATAAAAAAAGGGCAGCAGAAGAAATGACCAAATATTATAGAGAGTTAGTATCAAAATCGAAGAAAAACTTTTCTGGCATAATAAAGAATATAAGATCGAAGGAAGAGAAACATGAAGAATAA